From a single Vibrio tubiashii genomic region:
- the rnr gene encoding ribonuclease R, which translates to MSDNIHNDPFAARESENYENPIPSREFILEFLSQAGVPMNRNDLFEALKLKGEDHYEGLRRRLRAMERDGQLVFTRRQCYALPEKLEMVKGYVIGHKDGHGWVRPEGSVGKDNDIVLPHHQMKNIIHGDYVLVQPTENSKRGRKEGRLVRVLEERVTQIVGRFFMEYGYSYVVPDDSRISQDILIPNDLRAGARMGNVVVIEITDRGSRSRGMMGKVVEVLGENMAPGMETQIAIRTHQIPHEWPEAVDKQIEGLGEEVPEEAKAGRVDLRELPLVTIDGEDARDFDDAVFCEKKKSGGWRLWVAIADVSYYVRPDSALDKEAINRGNSVYFPSQVVPMLPEVLSNGLCSLNPQVDRLCMVCEMTISETGKLSGYKHYEAVMNSHARLTYNKVHHILEGDEELRQRYEPLVPHLEELHKMYKVLKHARDNRGAIEFETVETKFIFNAERKIDSIEPVIRNDAHKIIEECMILANIASASLVEKAKEPALYRIHESPGELRLQGFRDFLGELGLHLNGGLEPSPTDYADLVKQIGERQDKELIQTMLLRSMKQAVYNADNCGHFGLALKRYAHFTSPIRRYPDLLLHRAIKYLIAKENGTLKDRWTPTGGCHYSFDDMDFYGEQCSMTERRADDATREVSDWLKCEYMQDHVGEELEGVIANVTGFGFFVRLSDLHIDGLVHISALANDYYQFDPIGQRLIGESFGAIYRLGDAVKVKVLSVNLDDRQIDFELVETSRKLRGEGKTAKKRAAEAKRKAKEKKRAATKGGKAGRKASPDVEPTKRPEPSESRAGKKPKVTKARKKKPGAKPKKAKRPKKAAQ; encoded by the coding sequence ATGTCAGACAATATCCATAATGACCCATTTGCAGCTCGTGAATCGGAAAATTATGAAAACCCGATCCCAAGCCGTGAGTTTATACTTGAGTTCCTCAGCCAAGCTGGCGTTCCAATGAACCGCAATGATCTCTTTGAAGCTTTAAAGCTGAAAGGAGAAGATCATTACGAAGGCTTACGTCGTCGACTGCGTGCCATGGAGCGTGATGGGCAACTGGTCTTCACTCGCCGTCAATGCTACGCCTTACCAGAGAAGCTAGAAATGGTGAAAGGCTATGTGATTGGTCATAAAGATGGTCATGGCTGGGTGCGTCCTGAGGGAAGCGTCGGCAAAGATAACGACATCGTACTTCCTCATCACCAAATGAAAAACATCATCCACGGTGACTATGTCTTAGTCCAACCCACAGAGAACTCAAAGCGAGGCCGTAAGGAAGGGCGCCTAGTTCGGGTACTTGAAGAGCGCGTGACGCAAATCGTTGGCCGCTTCTTTATGGAATATGGATACTCATATGTGGTGCCCGATGATTCGCGTATTAGCCAAGACATCCTGATCCCGAATGACTTACGTGCAGGGGCGCGTATGGGTAATGTTGTGGTGATTGAAATTACCGATCGTGGCTCTCGTTCTCGCGGCATGATGGGTAAAGTGGTTGAAGTCTTGGGTGAAAACATGGCACCTGGGATGGAGACACAAATTGCGATCCGTACTCACCAAATTCCTCATGAGTGGCCTGAAGCGGTCGATAAGCAAATCGAAGGACTTGGTGAAGAAGTTCCAGAAGAGGCAAAAGCTGGCAGGGTAGACCTGCGCGAGCTGCCACTGGTGACTATCGATGGTGAAGATGCTCGCGACTTTGACGATGCTGTTTTCTGTGAGAAAAAGAAAAGCGGTGGTTGGAGACTTTGGGTCGCTATAGCTGATGTCAGCTATTACGTTCGCCCAGACAGCGCACTAGATAAAGAAGCGATTAACCGCGGTAACTCGGTTTACTTCCCATCGCAAGTGGTTCCAATGCTTCCGGAAGTGTTATCCAATGGCTTATGTTCTCTCAACCCACAAGTCGATCGCCTATGTATGGTGTGTGAGATGACCATCTCCGAGACGGGTAAGTTATCTGGCTATAAGCACTACGAAGCGGTGATGAACTCTCATGCTCGCCTGACCTATAACAAGGTACACCATATCCTTGAAGGGGATGAAGAGCTGCGCCAAAGATACGAACCGCTCGTTCCTCACTTAGAAGAGCTGCATAAGATGTACAAAGTACTTAAGCATGCTCGTGATAACCGTGGTGCGATTGAATTTGAAACGGTGGAAACCAAGTTTATCTTCAATGCGGAACGCAAGATTGACAGTATTGAACCTGTGATTCGCAACGATGCGCATAAGATTATTGAAGAGTGTATGATCCTAGCCAATATCGCTTCTGCTTCTTTGGTTGAAAAAGCAAAAGAACCGGCACTGTACCGAATTCACGAATCTCCGGGTGAACTACGTTTGCAAGGTTTCCGTGACTTCTTGGGTGAGCTAGGCCTGCACTTAAATGGTGGTTTAGAGCCATCACCAACCGATTACGCTGACTTAGTTAAGCAAATTGGCGAGCGCCAAGACAAAGAGCTGATTCAAACCATGCTGTTGCGTTCGATGAAGCAAGCGGTCTACAACGCAGATAACTGCGGTCACTTTGGCTTGGCACTAAAACGCTACGCGCACTTTACCTCGCCAATTCGTCGCTACCCAGACTTGCTATTGCACCGCGCGATTAAATATCTAATTGCCAAAGAAAATGGCACATTGAAAGATCGCTGGACACCAACCGGTGGTTGCCACTATTCATTTGATGACATGGATTTCTACGGTGAGCAATGTTCGATGACTGAACGCCGTGCCGATGATGCGACCCGCGAAGTTTCTGATTGGCTCAAATGTGAATACATGCAAGACCATGTTGGCGAGGAACTCGAAGGCGTTATCGCCAATGTGACTGGTTTTGGTTTCTTCGTTCGTCTTAGCGATCTGCATATTGATGGTTTGGTGCATATTTCAGCACTTGCGAATGACTACTATCAATTTGACCCTATTGGTCAGAGACTTATCGGTGAAAGCTTTGGTGCTATCTATCGATTAGGTGATGCAGTGAAAGTCAAAGTGCTTTCCGTTAATCTCGATGATCGTCAAATTGACTTTGAATTAGTTGAAACAAGTCGTAAGCTACGCGGCGAAGGGAAGACGGCTAAGAAGCGCGCAGCAGAGGCGAAAAGAAAAGCCAAAGAGAAAAAACGTGCCGCAACCAAAGGTGGCAAAGCAGGCCGTAAAGCCAGCCCTGACGTTGAACCAACCAAACGTCCGGAGCCATCAGAGTCGAGAGCTGGCAAGAAGCCGAAAGTGACCAAGGCGCGTAAGAAAAAGCCGGGCGCAAAACCTAAGAAAGCCAAGCGTCCTAAGAAAGCTGCGCAGTAA
- the rlmB gene encoding 23S rRNA (guanosine(2251)-2'-O)-methyltransferase RlmB: MSNEFIYGIHAVKAVLEREPERFIEAFVLKGRQDDRLMPILNELQVCGVSIQQMTRKTLDDKARGANHQGIMARVKPAKQLNENDLDNILAKHESPLLLVLDGVTDPHNLGACLRNADAAGVAAVIVPKDKSANITATVSKVACGAAETVPLVRVTNLARTMRALQEQGVWFVGTAGEATHDIYQAKLTGSLAIVMGAEGDGMRRLTRETCDDLIKIPMAGSVSSLNVSVASGVCLFEAVRQRLA; the protein is encoded by the coding sequence ATGAGTAACGAATTTATCTATGGTATTCACGCAGTCAAAGCAGTTCTAGAGCGTGAACCTGAGCGTTTCATTGAAGCGTTCGTACTAAAAGGTCGTCAAGATGACCGTCTAATGCCGATTCTGAATGAGCTACAAGTGTGTGGTGTTTCAATTCAGCAAATGACTCGTAAAACGTTAGATGACAAAGCACGCGGTGCTAACCATCAAGGTATTATGGCGCGTGTTAAACCCGCTAAACAGCTTAATGAAAATGACTTAGATAACATTCTTGCTAAGCATGAGTCACCACTACTGTTAGTTCTTGATGGTGTCACAGACCCGCACAACCTAGGTGCCTGTCTACGTAACGCTGATGCGGCAGGTGTTGCGGCGGTTATTGTGCCTAAAGACAAATCAGCGAACATTACTGCGACAGTCAGTAAAGTGGCTTGTGGCGCAGCAGAGACTGTACCTTTGGTTCGCGTGACTAACCTAGCTCGCACCATGCGTGCGTTGCAAGAGCAGGGGGTATGGTTTGTTGGTACAGCAGGTGAAGCGACACACGACATATATCAAGCAAAGCTAACAGGTTCGCTAGCTATCGTCATGGGCGCAGAAGGTGACGGTATGCGCCGACTGACTCGCGAAACTTGTGATGACTTAATCAAGATCCCAATGGCAGGCAGTGTCTCAAGTCTAAACGTCTCTGTTGCATCAGGCGTATGTCTATTTGAAGCGGTGCGCCAGCGCCTAGCTTAA